DNA from Atribacteraceae bacterium:
GGAGTCCAGTATACGCGTTCCTTGACCGTAAAACGAGGTATAATGCGAAGACAACGTAAAGACCCGATTGTAATTATACGTGTAGAAATGGTCATAAACGCTTGCTTGCCAAAACCAACTCATATCGAAAATCGCCTGATCGGCCACAGTTAGGGAGACCTCGGCCTGTCGCGGCATACCGTCCGGTCCGAGAACGCGTATATGGATGTTACCCGGTTCGCCAGGCCGAAAGGATTCTTTATCGATGGTTACCATAACGTCAAGTTCACGGTCGGATTTCACTGGCACATCCAATGTTTCATTATAAAAACTGCCGCCGGAGAACGCGGTGACCGAGACGAAGCAACCCAAAGCGTGGGCCGATTCGACAGGAAAAACCACTACAGTCGGTCCTTCGATCCTCTTGACTGCATGGTGGTGGATAGACCGGCCTTCAACTGTAAAAAGGAAATGAAACGGGCCTGATCCAATCGGGGGGGTGATCAGGACCCGCGCGTTCTCGCCTGTCCGGTATTCAGTTTTATCCAGCTTCATCTCCACACCCAGGGTCGGGATATACAACCCCGCCCCGACCACGTAAAACCGGCGGGCGGAACGGATCCGATTGCCAGATGCATCCTGGCTCATGATTTCTAAAAGATAATACCCGCTCGTCTCAAGGGTAATAGCAATCGTATCCTGTCCTTCCGAAAGGGAAAAAGTGAAAAACCGCTTCAATTGCTCATCGTATTCCTGGGTTTCTGAATTCCAGGTCAATTCTTTCACCGAGGCAAACACCTTGCCTACCAAGATCAGTCGATTCCGGGCATCGCGGGCGCTCACCGTCCAGCGGAACGCCGTTCCAGCTTCTCCAAAATACCGTTCCGGTTCAAGAATCAGGGAATAATCACCCGGCAACACTTTGACCTCCACTGTTTTTTCCACAACCCGGTATGCTGGATCAAAAACCTGGGCGGTTACCTCGTAGCGATAGGCATTGTCATCGACCTCCGGAGTGATCTGAATCACCGCCTGTCCTTGTTCGTCGAGTTCGCCTTCCTTTTCGAGAACCATTTCACCCCGGGAGGGCATCCCCCACGTGTGCAGGGGATAGCGCAACACCCGGTAACGGTACCAGGCTGGGGTCATCGGCTCACCGGAATAATACACCGCCCTGAGGTTGAACAGCATCTTTTCCCGGTTGGCATAGACCAACTGCTCGGTGGTTAAGTTAATTTCGAACGCCGGTTTCTCGTAGTTCTCTATGCCCACGTAATGGTAAAAGGAACTGCCCCGCCAGATCATTTCCAGCAAATAACCGCCCTCGTGCAGCGCCTTCGGCAGATCAAACGCGGCTGAGACGGCTCCAAACTCGTTCGATCGCAGTTCCAGACGGCCGTACTCGTTATCCAAATAGTCGGTCAGGCGAACGATTACTGTCTCCCCCGCCGGCGGTGTAAGATATCCACTAACGGCAACCGTGCGAAGAATACCCCGGAAAAAAACCCGTTGTCCCGGTCGATAAAGTGGTCTTTCCGAATAGAGAAAAGCCTCGATTTCCTCATTGTCTCCCCTATATAAGGGCCAGAACGAAAGAAAGGCATACCGTCCG
Protein-coding regions in this window:
- a CDS encoding MG2 domain-containing protein, whose protein sequence is MHRRIFLSLFFTVFLVAGMSAGSSAEDVFLWLSVPAQVYPGETVEARLSVSEIPRVQFVLSRIQEPAEYIKKSRKEHFFDVGTWRPDRPLEQREHWQNLKYGFFQSLRILASRLLPDGTKVFLRDLLGITGPLTPRLIEVSPADYRRGTEWLKSWDEEIRYSPDSRYAYTSYQIGALQEGLYLLTVSGGGREARVLFSVSRLALSMKQESDRSLFFLQDPSTGNPQAGVPIQVIVGDEVVAEGVSDLSGTWMADLQVENEAAVIAGEDGRYAFLSFWPLYRGDNEEIEAFLYSERPLYRPGQRVFFRGILRTVAVSGYLTPPAGETVIVRLTDYLDNEYGRLELRSNEFGAVSAAFDLPKALHEGGYLLEMIWRGSSFYHYVGIENYEKPAFEINLTTEQLVYANREKMLFNLRAVYYSGEPMTPAWYRYRVLRYPLHTWGMPSRGEMVLEKEGELDEQGQAVIQITPEVDDNAYRYEVTAQVFDPAYRVVEKTVEVKVLPGDYSLILEPERYFGEAGTAFRWTVSARDARNRLILVGKVFASVKELTWNSETQEYDEQLKRFFTFSLSEGQDTIAITLETSGYYLLEIMSQDASGNRIRSARRFYVVGAGLYIPTLGVEMKLDKTEYRTGENARVLITPPIGSGPFHFLFTVEGRSIHHHAVKRIEGPTVVVFPVESAHALGCFVSVTAFSGGSFYNETLDVPVKSDRELDVMVTIDKESFRPGEPGNIHIRVLGPDGMPRQAEVSLTVADQAIFDMSWFWQASVYDHFYTYNYNRVFTLSSHYTSFYGQGTRILDS